One genomic region from Halobacteriovorax vibrionivorans encodes:
- a CDS encoding tetratricopeptide repeat protein: MKKTSLLNICKISISIIALILTNKFISYNKPINPEIYSTLNSDFVKIISFGNYRFISGFIWAKTLLDADTEHISQGEKSWLYYRFKLISDLDPTFYENYLHGGVYLSIIKDDIYSAAEIFDKGLSYYPKDFQLLYNAAFNYHFQIRNFDKSLKYYQRIKLLPKEYHFRILPTLIKQAQERVSSRGTYLSVLYEKLDSTKDPKERKAIKQKIKRIKKSQQ, translated from the coding sequence ATGAAGAAAACATCTTTACTCAACATTTGTAAAATTAGTATTTCAATTATAGCACTTATTTTAACAAATAAATTCATCTCATATAATAAGCCTATAAATCCGGAGATATACTCTACTCTTAACTCAGACTTTGTTAAAATTATTTCCTTTGGGAATTATCGATTCATTTCAGGATTCATTTGGGCCAAAACACTATTAGATGCTGACACTGAGCATATCAGTCAAGGTGAAAAGTCATGGCTGTATTATCGCTTCAAATTAATTTCAGATTTAGATCCTACTTTTTACGAAAATTACTTACATGGTGGAGTATATTTATCAATTATAAAAGACGACATATATAGCGCCGCTGAGATTTTCGATAAGGGTCTGTCTTACTATCCCAAAGACTTTCAATTACTCTATAATGCTGCTTTTAATTATCATTTTCAAATTCGAAACTTTGATAAATCGTTAAAATATTATCAACGTATTAAATTACTACCAAAGGAATATCATTTTAGAATATTACCCACCTTAATTAAGCAGGCACAAGAAAGAGTTTCTTCAAGGGGAACATACTTAAGTGTTCTCTATGAAAAACTTGATTCGACAAAGGATCCAAAAGAGAGAAAAGCAATTAAGCAAAAAATTAAAAGAATAAAAAAAAGCCAGCAATAA
- a CDS encoding ABC transporter ATP-binding protein: MLTCKDISKSFKKDFWSKNFVAIRDVSFSLEPGRIVGFLGANGAGKTTLIKIILGFIKPDTGSVEVLGIDWNDESIRKLIGYMPERPFYYQNLTGYEFLDYCGKLQGVSEEKIKENTKKWASKLEIEFALDRKIKGYSKGMLQRLGFVSALIHEPRLIILDEPLSGLDPIGRKEFKEVIRDVNAHGVGVFFSSHIVSDVQEVCDDVVVLENGEIIYNGSIQDLIEKNTDSIYNLTYRLEGQIHNIEIETNSKESRLKSILEKGGEVIKLEKNLSSLEEIVYRLNK; this comes from the coding sequence ATGCTTACTTGTAAAGATATTTCTAAATCCTTTAAGAAAGATTTTTGGTCGAAAAACTTTGTTGCAATAAGAGATGTAAGTTTTTCGCTAGAGCCAGGAAGGATCGTCGGATTCCTTGGTGCAAATGGTGCAGGTAAAACAACCCTTATCAAAATAATCCTAGGATTTATTAAGCCAGATACTGGAAGTGTTGAGGTTTTAGGGATCGACTGGAATGATGAAAGCATAAGGAAGTTGATAGGTTATATGCCAGAGAGACCTTTTTATTATCAAAATTTAACTGGCTATGAGTTTCTTGACTATTGTGGAAAGCTTCAAGGGGTATCAGAAGAGAAAATTAAAGAAAATACTAAGAAGTGGGCAAGTAAACTTGAAATAGAATTTGCGCTAGATCGTAAAATTAAGGGGTACTCTAAAGGAATGTTACAACGTTTAGGTTTTGTTTCTGCTCTAATTCATGAACCAAGACTAATTATTTTAGATGAGCCTTTATCTGGATTAGACCCTATCGGTCGTAAGGAGTTTAAAGAAGTTATAAGAGATGTTAACGCACATGGCGTTGGGGTGTTTTTTTCATCCCATATTGTCTCTGATGTCCAAGAAGTTTGTGATGATGTTGTTGTACTTGAAAATGGTGAAATTATTTACAATGGAAGTATTCAAGATCTAATAGAAAAGAATACTGACAGCATTTATAATTTAACATACCGTCTCGAAGGACAAATTCACAATATCGAAATAGAAACAAATTCTAAAGAATCTAGATTGAAGAGTATTTTAGAAAAAGGTGGCGAGGTTATAAAGTTAGAGAAAAACTTATCGTCACTTGAAGAAATTGTATATCGGTTAAACAAATGA
- a CDS encoding ABC transporter permease: MKNILTIAKFTFKDVIQSRVLYITAWISLLILVLNYVTSEFSYGNVLRVSIDFGLGGAAFASNILAVFIGVNVLSQEIESRTIYIALSRPISRIQFLLGKILGVTSVLSLSTLIIFGISTIVYLSRGGTISSIILNALVLGVIESVLLFLIVLFFSLITSRALSVINTIVIYFIGHAVTHISELTFVKNREGLLYIINAYKTFLPDLNLLNLKPFVFNSDLISTEQVIYSYSYGFSYILILSFINAIIFKNKELT; the protein is encoded by the coding sequence ATGAAGAATATATTAACAATCGCAAAATTTACTTTCAAAGATGTTATACAAAGTCGTGTCCTCTATATTACAGCATGGATAAGTCTGTTGATTTTGGTTCTCAATTATGTGACATCAGAATTCTCATATGGAAACGTTCTTAGAGTATCAATTGATTTTGGACTAGGAGGAGCGGCATTCGCTTCAAATATACTGGCCGTGTTCATAGGAGTTAATGTTCTATCTCAGGAAATTGAATCACGTACTATTTATATAGCTCTTTCAAGACCAATATCGCGTATACAGTTTTTACTGGGGAAGATTTTAGGTGTCACAAGTGTTCTTTCTCTGAGTACTTTAATTATATTCGGTATATCGACAATCGTTTATTTATCTCGAGGGGGTACGATAAGTTCTATTATTCTTAATGCACTTGTATTGGGGGTTATAGAATCTGTTTTACTGTTTTTAATCGTGTTATTTTTTAGTTTGATTACTAGTCGAGCATTAAGTGTAATTAATACAATCGTAATATACTTTATTGGCCATGCAGTGACTCACATATCCGAATTAACATTTGTTAAAAATAGGGAAGGTTTATTATATATCATAAATGCTTATAAAACCTTTTTACCTGATTTGAATCTTTTAAATCTAAAGCCATTTGTATTTAATAGTGATTTAATCTCTACGGAGCAGGTTATTTATAGTTATTCATATGGGTTTTCATATATTTTAATTCTTTCATTTATAAATGCGATAATATTCAAAAACAAAGAGTTAACTTAA
- a CDS encoding prepilin peptidase: MILLYKVYAFIFGAMVGSFLNVLILRLPKGEKFFVDRSRCPKCGFQLKWYHNIPIISYILLRGKCARCKSRISLQYPVIELLTAVISLLLFGNEISLHTITSYLFFFTIACCLLVHFVIDIRHQILPDSINIYLGVIFFIHAIFFFPIQHWLLGGIIGFAIPYLITFVFYKLRGVVGLGGGDIKLFGVLGIYLGPLGIIHNMLFACVFGSVLMLPLLIFKIIKRDQAIAFGPFIILVAVIQIFLPNIFKMMLGVVLF, from the coding sequence ATGATTCTCTTGTATAAAGTTTATGCTTTTATTTTTGGTGCAATGGTTGGAAGTTTCCTTAATGTGCTTATTTTAAGATTGCCTAAAGGTGAGAAATTCTTCGTTGATCGCTCAAGATGTCCAAAATGTGGATTTCAGTTAAAGTGGTATCATAATATTCCAATCATAAGCTATATTTTACTGAGAGGTAAGTGTGCAAGATGTAAATCAAGGATAAGTTTACAGTATCCAGTAATAGAATTATTAACAGCTGTGATATCTTTATTACTATTTGGAAATGAGATCTCACTCCATACAATTACATCCTATCTATTCTTTTTTACTATAGCTTGTTGCCTGCTAGTACATTTTGTAATTGATATCAGACATCAGATTTTACCTGATTCAATCAATATCTACTTGGGTGTAATTTTCTTTATACATGCCATATTTTTCTTTCCAATTCAGCATTGGCTTCTTGGAGGAATAATAGGTTTTGCAATACCTTACTTAATTACTTTTGTATTTTACAAGTTAAGAGGTGTTGTTGGCCTTGGAGGTGGTGATATCAAGCTATTTGGGGTATTAGGAATTTATCTAGGTCCTTTGGGAATCATTCACAATATGTTATTTGCCTGTGTTTTTGGAAGTGTACTAATGCTACCTCTTTTAATCTTTAAAATTATTAAAAGAGATCAAGCGATTGCTTTTGGCCCATTTATAATTCTTGTTGCAGTGATACAAATATTTCTTCCAAATATTTTTAAAATGATGCTAGGGGTCGTACTCTTTTAA
- the pilM gene encoding type IV pilus assembly protein PilM translates to MNKNIEIQDVIFKIREAVGLVPKELIGVDIGQSSVKVSKITTKNDTYTLTKYASVPLPEATIIEDEIQDEEALKDALSEAFAEAKITEPYICLGLSGPNTVIKKLQLAGGEDEELEDQVTWEAEQYLPFPVEDCNIDWYVIGENMGGGLDVIVCAIKKDVLESFRSILTSLGKVVKVVDLCPLAITNIFELAGEEAAENDNEPEDDGSEVFEGTSAGTSTKILIPSRLLIDIGSQATIFTVLKKGVPVFVKEIILGGASITEEIQRQLGVKFAEAEDLKKMSAGGGVPDDVLMIINEINTSIVNELKKAHDFYINATSDDSLRDITVTGGSVRLPNLLEEIRTSFGVDVNVLNPFNEIEFDESKFSDEELTDMAHEGVVAFGLAIREFPR, encoded by the coding sequence ATGAATAAAAATATAGAGATACAGGATGTTATATTCAAAATACGCGAGGCGGTCGGTTTAGTTCCAAAGGAATTAATAGGTGTCGATATTGGTCAAAGTTCAGTTAAGGTAAGTAAAATTACGACAAAGAACGATACTTATACCTTAACTAAATACGCATCAGTCCCTCTTCCTGAAGCAACGATTATTGAAGATGAAATTCAAGATGAAGAAGCACTAAAAGATGCTTTAAGTGAAGCATTTGCAGAAGCAAAGATCACTGAGCCATATATCTGTCTCGGCCTATCTGGTCCAAATACAGTTATTAAAAAACTTCAGCTTGCCGGGGGCGAGGATGAAGAGCTAGAGGATCAAGTTACATGGGAAGCAGAACAGTATCTTCCTTTTCCTGTCGAAGATTGTAATATTGATTGGTATGTAATCGGTGAGAATATGGGTGGTGGTTTAGACGTAATTGTCTGTGCCATTAAAAAAGATGTACTTGAATCATTTCGTTCTATCTTAACCTCTTTAGGTAAAGTTGTTAAAGTTGTTGATTTATGTCCGCTTGCAATTACTAATATTTTTGAACTAGCAGGTGAAGAAGCAGCAGAAAACGATAATGAACCTGAGGATGATGGATCTGAAGTCTTTGAAGGGACGTCTGCAGGTACGTCAACTAAAATTTTAATTCCCTCGAGACTTCTTATCGATATCGGCTCACAGGCGACCATCTTCACTGTTTTAAAAAAAGGTGTACCGGTCTTTGTAAAGGAGATTATTCTTGGTGGAGCTAGTATCACTGAGGAGATTCAGAGACAGTTAGGTGTAAAATTTGCTGAAGCGGAAGACTTGAAAAAGATGTCTGCCGGTGGCGGTGTCCCTGATGATGTCTTAATGATTATTAATGAAATTAATACATCGATTGTAAATGAGCTAAAGAAGGCACATGATTTCTATATAAATGCTACATCAGATGATTCCCTAAGGGATATTACGGTTACCGGTGGTTCTGTAAGACTTCCAAACTTGTTAGAGGAAATAAGAACTTCTTTTGGCGTTGATGTAAATGTATTAAATCCTTTCAATGAAATTGAGTTTGACGAAAGCAAGTTCTCTGATGAAGAGTTAACTGATATGGCACATGAAGGTGTTGTTGCGTTTGGTTTAGCGATAAGGGAGTTTCCTAGATGA
- a CDS encoding PilN domain-containing protein, translating into MIEINLLEKKKPLELPVVLGIDLNQVNKKSLVIGYVIYFILTSYVIPSFDDENKDVRDQIQQARSQYNKVKQEVDSYGSLNEVMNAFSKRIEELKSREDLVAKVMSKKSNPYKVLRGLSSSLNDDIWFNQLSIDKDRVIKIEGESISFSSVGDFVNNVKELEYFISRGNFTGETFGMKELKETQDELYGEKVTLQSFVIEGKIQSYGDLN; encoded by the coding sequence ATGATAGAAATTAACTTATTGGAAAAAAAGAAGCCTCTTGAATTACCTGTTGTTTTAGGAATTGATCTTAATCAAGTTAATAAGAAATCGCTGGTTATCGGCTATGTAATTTATTTTATCTTAACTAGTTATGTTATTCCTAGTTTTGATGATGAAAATAAAGATGTTAGAGATCAAATACAACAAGCAAGGTCACAATATAATAAAGTTAAACAAGAAGTAGATTCTTATGGTTCTCTTAATGAAGTAATGAATGCATTTTCTAAAAGGATTGAGGAGTTGAAGTCGAGAGAAGACCTTGTTGCAAAAGTAATGTCAAAAAAATCTAACCCATACAAGGTTCTAAGAGGACTTTCGAGTTCATTAAATGATGATATTTGGTTTAATCAGCTTTCAATTGACAAGGATAGAGTGATTAAGATTGAAGGCGAATCTATATCCTTTTCTTCTGTTGGTGACTTTGTCAATAATGTTAAAGAGTTAGAATACTTTATTTCTAGAGGTAATTTCACTGGTGAAACATTTGGGATGAAAGAGTTAAAAGAAACTCAAGATGAATTATATGGAGAAAAAGTTACTCTTCAAAGTTTTGTGATTGAAGGAAAGATTCAATCATATGGAGATCTTAATTAA
- the pilO gene encoding type 4a pilus biogenesis protein PilO, producing the protein MLSLVNKLYLLFIVYGCFLTYEAYNELQLERESLQSQVGTFKTRLNKKKKELKKLKEYEKDVERKKEEIEIVAQKLEETQKKLPKEVSDNESINLLKKLAESLKIKESQITPSGQEENGFYITKFYTFSGKGTYLQFLIFLENISKQERILNVRDINLSKISKTNKSRYEIINLSATIESYVYNAAHRENRGIEEIEREIQEKSKKKKVTPRKRKKK; encoded by the coding sequence ATGCTGTCTCTTGTTAATAAACTCTATTTGCTCTTTATTGTGTATGGGTGTTTCCTTACATACGAAGCTTATAATGAGCTTCAGTTGGAGCGTGAATCATTACAAAGCCAAGTAGGTACTTTTAAGACTCGATTGAATAAGAAGAAAAAGGAACTTAAGAAGTTAAAAGAATATGAAAAAGATGTTGAAAGGAAAAAAGAAGAAATTGAAATCGTTGCACAAAAACTAGAGGAAACTCAGAAAAAACTTCCAAAAGAAGTTAGTGACAATGAAAGTATAAACTTACTGAAAAAGCTTGCAGAATCTTTAAAGATCAAAGAATCACAAATAACACCCAGTGGACAAGAGGAAAATGGTTTTTATATAACTAAGTTTTATACATTTTCTGGTAAGGGAACTTATTTACAATTTTTAATTTTCTTAGAGAACATTTCAAAGCAAGAAAGAATTCTTAATGTTAGAGATATAAATTTGAGTAAGATCTCTAAGACAAATAAATCACGATATGAAATTATAAATTTATCAGCAACAATAGAAAGCTACGTCTACAATGCTGCTCACAGAGAAAATCGAGGAATCGAAGAGATTGAAAGAGAGATCCAAGAAAAATCCAAGAAAAAGAAAGTGACACCTAGAAAAAGGAAGAAGAAATGA
- the pilQ gene encoding type IV pilus secretin PilQ, with product MKKIIYTILFLFSFSTLSANLDKIDFQQKNDLSYLNFNFDNSDFKIKKFKIVKDKQVVIDIENAKATDRVLRAFDTSEFSGSVVFVSAFKQPGNKNRIRVIVQLRDNVRSKTQTSGETASIIFENRYGAFASTPSDSDEIASVEEVETKESAKVLKPKSTSLEDILENLTLSGQKKYVGNKITLNVKDMQVNDILDLIADASGFNIIMTNEVAELKPLSLNLVNVPWDQALDTVLSINKLVAEKNGAILTIKTLVQATDERRKERDANQIKAVAEPLVTKILPISYSKAKDLTTLLKDYVTQNRGTLIADDRTNNLIVTDTLEAVEKIAKIVNILDRQTPQVLIESKIVEVNEGYQKQIGLQNGLNFGYDPVGQIPPTTELTGTPSNTAISGPGLSFSSAPVAGENARSLLGLSISRFGRLFNLDFQLQLLESESKGKIIASPRVVAKNNIKAEIISTDTTSFEERTGAGEDLSITFKETQAELSLAVTPQVSNDGAIDLTVELSKEQFGTAPTAGAPPDKTKREVKTNVLVENGSTIVLGGLYSYSKLETHSGVPYLKDMPIVGWLFRTPYNPQVSKTELVIFMTPRIINQERAGLASSL from the coding sequence ATGAAAAAGATAATATATACAATTCTATTTTTGTTTTCGTTTAGTACATTAAGTGCAAACTTAGATAAAATCGATTTTCAACAAAAGAACGATCTTAGTTACTTAAATTTCAATTTTGATAATAGTGACTTTAAGATTAAGAAGTTCAAAATAGTAAAAGATAAACAAGTTGTCATTGATATTGAAAATGCTAAAGCAACTGACCGTGTGCTGAGAGCATTCGATACTTCAGAGTTTTCTGGTAGTGTAGTTTTTGTTTCTGCCTTTAAGCAGCCAGGTAATAAAAACCGAATCAGAGTAATTGTGCAGCTTAGGGATAATGTTAGATCTAAAACTCAAACGTCAGGTGAAACTGCAAGCATCATTTTTGAAAATCGATACGGTGCGTTCGCAAGTACTCCAAGTGATTCCGATGAGATTGCCAGTGTAGAAGAAGTTGAGACAAAAGAATCAGCAAAAGTTTTAAAGCCTAAGTCTACTAGTCTAGAAGATATTCTAGAAAACCTGACTCTTTCTGGTCAAAAGAAATATGTAGGAAATAAAATCACTCTAAATGTAAAAGATATGCAAGTGAATGATATATTAGACCTAATAGCGGATGCATCAGGTTTTAATATAATAATGACCAACGAAGTGGCAGAGCTAAAGCCTCTATCTTTAAACTTAGTAAATGTTCCTTGGGATCAGGCTCTTGATACAGTACTTTCAATTAATAAGTTAGTGGCAGAAAAAAATGGAGCTATTTTAACAATTAAGACTTTAGTACAGGCGACTGACGAAAGGAGAAAGGAAAGAGATGCAAATCAAATCAAGGCCGTTGCAGAACCATTAGTTACTAAAATTTTACCAATATCTTATTCTAAAGCAAAAGATCTAACAACGCTTCTTAAAGATTATGTAACTCAGAATAGAGGGACTTTAATTGCTGATGATAGAACAAATAATTTAATTGTCACTGACACATTAGAAGCAGTTGAGAAGATTGCGAAAATTGTAAATATATTAGATCGTCAAACACCACAAGTTTTGATTGAATCTAAAATTGTAGAAGTTAACGAAGGTTACCAAAAGCAAATCGGTCTCCAGAATGGTCTAAACTTTGGCTATGACCCTGTAGGGCAAATTCCACCAACAACAGAGTTGACAGGAACACCTAGTAATACAGCTATTTCTGGACCCGGGCTAAGTTTTTCTAGTGCACCTGTAGCAGGTGAAAATGCTAGAAGTCTTCTTGGATTGAGTATTTCTAGATTTGGAAGATTATTCAATTTAGATTTTCAATTACAGCTTTTAGAAAGTGAGTCAAAAGGTAAGATTATTGCATCACCTAGAGTTGTAGCAAAAAATAATATTAAAGCAGAAATCATTTCAACAGACACAACATCTTTTGAAGAAAGAACAGGTGCTGGAGAAGATTTATCAATTACATTTAAAGAAACACAAGCAGAACTAAGTCTTGCTGTTACTCCTCAAGTTTCAAACGATGGTGCGATCGACCTCACTGTTGAGTTATCGAAAGAGCAGTTTGGTACAGCTCCAACAGCAGGTGCTCCGCCTGATAAAACTAAACGAGAAGTAAAAACAAATGTACTCGTTGAAAATGGATCAACAATTGTACTAGGTGGTTTATATAGTTATTCAAAACTAGAAACACATTCAGGGGTACCTTATTTAAAAGATATGCCAATTGTAGGTTGGCTATTTAGAACTCCTTATAATCCACAGGTTTCTAAAACAGAGCTTGTTATATTCATGACTCCTCGTATTATAAATCAAGAACGAGCGGGACTTGCAAGTAGTTTATAA
- a CDS encoding tetratricopeptide repeat protein, whose product MKNYKTLITKYKTQLDKDPRSRAFAPLAEIYRKVGMTDEALRILKRGISFHPNFGAAIIIYGQILLEENELEEAYTTLKPQLNLNGDNLKFLKTFAQVCFRRNFILEALNTYKRVLFISPRDEEASEFVSKYDNFDSLEEEDLTQQTFDISNLDNEIESWNTLSLVPKEEPEVEEVIEEVQETNTPQFFSHTLVDLYLKQGAKQKAIEVLSSALQENPDDQKIKMRLDELQHENDASTGHDSLMAAFEASAKKLESKPKQELDKLTMAFDLFDSYIKKRSSEVLNG is encoded by the coding sequence ATGAAAAACTATAAAACTCTTATAACAAAATATAAAACACAATTAGATAAAGACCCTCGTTCGAGGGCCTTTGCTCCTCTTGCTGAAATCTATCGAAAAGTTGGAATGACTGATGAAGCATTACGAATTTTAAAAAGAGGAATTTCTTTTCATCCTAATTTCGGTGCAGCGATCATTATTTATGGTCAAATCCTACTTGAAGAAAATGAACTTGAAGAAGCTTATACAACACTAAAGCCTCAGTTGAATCTTAATGGTGACAACTTAAAGTTCTTAAAAACTTTTGCACAAGTTTGTTTTCGTAGAAATTTCATTCTTGAAGCTTTAAATACCTATAAGCGCGTTTTATTTATCTCTCCAAGAGATGAGGAAGCTAGTGAATTTGTTTCAAAATATGACAACTTTGATAGTCTAGAAGAAGAGGATCTTACTCAGCAGACTTTTGATATTTCCAATCTCGATAATGAAATCGAAAGCTGGAATACTTTAAGTCTTGTACCTAAAGAAGAACCAGAAGTTGAAGAAGTTATTGAGGAAGTACAAGAAACAAATACTCCTCAATTCTTTAGCCACACTTTAGTTGATCTGTACTTGAAGCAAGGTGCAAAACAAAAAGCAATTGAAGTCTTAAGTTCAGCACTGCAAGAAAATCCAGATGACCAAAAAATCAAGATGCGACTTGATGAGCTTCAGCATGAAAACGATGCTAGCACTGGCCATGATAGTTTAATGGCCGCTTTTGAAGCAAGTGCGAAAAAATTAGAAAGTAAGCCAAAGCAAGAGTTAGATAAACTCACAATGGCCTTTGATCTTTTTGATTCATATATCAAAAAAAGAAGTAGTGAAGTATTAAATGGATAA
- a CDS encoding type II 3-dehydroquinate dehydratase, translated as MDKFLVINGPNLNLLGSREPDIYGKYSLLEIEDLTNKRLENAGHKVDVEWFQSNGEKEIIEKIQAASNASYKAVIINPAAFSHTSIAILDALRVLSCPVVEVHLSNTNQREEFRSNKITAKSSTAVIEGLKEKGYFLAILSQLI; from the coding sequence ATGGATAAGTTTTTAGTAATAAATGGACCTAATCTGAACCTTCTCGGATCTAGAGAACCTGATATATATGGTAAGTATAGTCTTTTAGAAATTGAAGACTTAACTAATAAGAGACTTGAAAATGCTGGCCACAAGGTTGATGTCGAATGGTTTCAGAGTAATGGTGAAAAAGAGATTATTGAAAAAATCCAAGCAGCATCAAATGCTTCATACAAAGCAGTAATCATTAATCCAGCTGCTTTTTCTCATACAAGTATCGCAATCTTGGACGCGCTGCGTGTTCTCTCGTGCCCGGTTGTTGAAGTACATTTGTCTAATACTAATCAACGAGAGGAGTTTAGAAGTAATAAAATTACTGCAAAATCCTCAACAGCTGTGATAGAAGGTTTAAAAGAAAAAGGTTATTTTCTCGCTATTTTATCTCAACTAATTTAA
- the efp gene encoding elongation factor P yields the protein MEYQTTDFRKGLKMEIDGKPYVCIKCDFTNPGKGSAFYKLRIKNLETGAVIERTFKSGVATGALKPDLDEKEVEYLYADPDGFNFMDQSTYETIHVASEYIDDSANYLQEGIKVGLLYYKGKPISVELPNFVELKVTETDPGLKGDTAQGGLKKAVMETGLQVNVPLFIKEGEILKIDTRSGDYVERVNK from the coding sequence ATGGAGTATCAAACTACTGATTTTAGAAAAGGTTTAAAAATGGAAATCGACGGCAAACCATATGTTTGCATCAAGTGTGATTTCACAAATCCAGGTAAAGGTTCAGCTTTTTACAAGTTAAGAATTAAGAATCTTGAAACTGGTGCAGTAATTGAGAGAACTTTTAAATCAGGTGTTGCTACTGGAGCACTAAAGCCAGATCTAGATGAAAAAGAAGTAGAATATCTTTATGCAGATCCAGATGGATTCAATTTCATGGATCAATCTACATATGAAACGATTCATGTAGCTAGTGAATATATCGATGATTCAGCAAATTATTTACAAGAAGGTATTAAAGTAGGACTACTTTATTATAAAGGTAAGCCTATTTCTGTTGAATTACCGAATTTTGTTGAATTAAAAGTTACAGAAACAGACCCTGGTCTTAAAGGTGATACAGCTCAAGGTGGACTTAAAAAGGCCGTTATGGAAACAGGTCTTCAAGTAAATGTTCCTCTGTTTATCAAAGAAGGAGAGATCCTAAAAATTGATACGAGAAGCGGAGATTACGTGGAAAGAGTAAACAAATAA